In the genome of Hevea brasiliensis isolate MT/VB/25A 57/8 chromosome 14, ASM3005281v1, whole genome shotgun sequence, the window GTTCCCATGTTCagaaccatatatatatatatatatatatcacattaGGTAAGAAAATAGTATGGGTTGCAAATGACTAAAGAGGTCAGAATCAAGATGACATAAATTAATGCCTTGTATGTGAATAAAGAGACACAAAGATGGTGactaaaacaaaaaatcaaaGGCAAGGAAAAACATGTGCTTGACATTTTTCTGGGCACAGAAAGAATAAATATGCTTGAATAAGTAGGAAAGAAATCATGAATTAGCCCAGAAGAAAGAAGTGGGGAAAAAGAGAAGGAAACCAAAAGCAGAAATACATTTCTTCCCTGCATAACTAATCTTCATGCACAAATTCACCGCGCGTAAACTGTGCAGCCATAGAAGGCATTAATGACAAGGTAAAGCATTCATAAAAAAAAACCAAATTATAAAAGTCTGAAGCTTTAACATCTCATAGAACCTTGTTATCTATCATGAACAATTAATGTCTCATAGAATTTGGCCCAATTAATAGTCAAAATTTTCTTAACTTTGATTAATATGATCAAGAATTGCATATTGGATTTGACAATGAAATAGTTATGAAATGGTGCAGCTAATTTATATAATTCCACATGCACATATGAACAATGTAAAACATAAATCCTGAAGAGGGAGAGGACAAAGAACAAAGGTTAGTCACATACGGTACATACCTCATATGGAGCTCTCCTAGTACTAACAGCATCATTTTCATTAAATATAGGGATAACCCTCAGAGCTAACAGTGATTTCACAGTATCATTAAGTTGCTTCCTAAACTCTTTATCCCTAAAATCATTATCGGTCACGAGAAGCTGTGCTGATGTCACGTCCAACTGCACCAAACAAACAGTATAGtcttaaaattcaaaataaaacaGGATAAACAGTGAAGAAAATGTTTATTTAGAGAAAGACAATTACACTCATAAAGGGTAGACGATTAAATATGCAAATGCTCAGTggaaaattctaattaaaaatagAATATTGATTCAGGTAAAAAAAAGAATGAAAGCCACCTGACTAAACAATGTATCATAAAGAGCCATCAGGCTGTTTTGTCCAACAGCTGCGCATGCCTTCCCATCCATTTCACGTTGTGGCTTTTGGAGGTCAGCAAAGCTGCAATTTACACAAGATGTTTTCAAGCATATATCAAGTTCAACTAGTTTAAAATATGCGGCCAGGAAATCATTTTATAATCTGTAGCTCAGGCAATTTTTTACAAAATAACAGAACGAGATTCACTCGCCTCCCACAACACACCCCCCGCCAAAACAAAATATCCAATTTTTATCATAAAACAATaaaacagaacaaccaccaccataccAACAATGACTAAACAAACTAATATACAGACACCAAGTTCAATGAAAGAAAAAAGGAGGCAAAAGAAAGAACCTGCTATTGACTAATGTCCGGTATCTTAGCCTCTGGCGACCAATGCCAACGGCACCTGATGACACCAAAATAACTTCATAACCTTCAGAGTTCAACTCTTTAATCTGCAATTGAAAGAAAAAGGGTCACCATATTAGCCTTTTAAAAAGAATCATCAGTCTGCATGCATAAGCAAAAAGCCAAAAACCCATTATCATTACCTGCTCACAAAGAGCTCCTAGTTTCCCAAGGGCCAATCTCCCATCGCTTCTAGTCACAACAGCagtcccaaccttcaataaacaAAGCacaaactcattaaatataccctAAAAAATTCTCAATCCGCATTTCCTTATAATCTGCATCAATTACAAAATATCCAATAATACAACATCAAAAGAAGCTCAGATTCCCATATACTAATAAACCAATTTCTAAagataaagaaataaatgaaaaggTTATCACTTTTAAGGAGGAAAAAAAGAGCTGCAGAACCAAGGAGGAAAAAAAGAGCATTGAAATGACATGCAATGCAAGGAATGAAGTAGTTAACTTCCTCCAAGTAACATCATTTCTTCATTCCAATAAACACAAAACAAATCTCCTCAATTACGAATAGAATTTTAAGCAAAAGCAAGAAAATGGAGATAcatagggagagagagagagagagagagagagggagagagacctTGATGACAAGACGCTTAACGTCTTTGAAAAAAGCGCGAGTCCGATCCATGCCATCATTCATGGCGGAGATTCAAGCTTCAAGCTCAAAAAGAGAGAATTTAAGAAAAGCGAAGAGTAAAGTCGAGTCAACTCGGTCGATAATACGAGGGGACTCGGAAGTGCGAGAAACAGATCAAGACAATTACAGCTTGAAAAGGGCGTCACTGGTGATGAGGTGAAGAGCTGCTGAGAGAAAATAAGCGATTGATATAGCAGTCatatggaccaacaaaacgacaAAAAAGTGGAGTCGTGTCCCGTCTTCTCGCTTGGGTTATATAAATAGGTGTCCACGTTATGATCTTTTTTTAATCATGAAAGTTAGTAATCTGTGTGTGATCTATGTTTTCACGTGAGGGCCTTTCGGCGGCTGGTTGCATCCACGAACAGAGCCCGTAGACCTCAGACACCTAGTGCCGTGGGTTTTTGATTCCTATGGCACTTGTCAGCGAAAGAAATTTGTGGCGAGATGAAGTTGCATCTGTGACCCACCAAGGTGTTCGTGTAAATGCCCAAGTGAACATTTGAGCTTCAATTTCAAAGATTATGTATGCATACCGAATCAGGTAAAAGTTCAATGCGTATACATTAAGTATttgatgatttgtttgtttgtttttggTTAGGAAAATAACCTGCGTGCACAAATTTATCActtgaatttttcatttttcttatatACACTGCTAGAGTTAATAGATTGTGAAAGTGATGGCTGCATAAAGAAGACTTCTTATTTTCCTAAAGATAAAATTTTGTATTAATAGATGAATATGAGACACTCGTTTTTTTATACCTTGAGGTTGAGAAATTTTAtaacaaaatttatttatttatttatttcaaaataaaaGTTCAAttcataaatttacaatttttttttattaattacataTTATTCTCACTCCCATATAGTGTGATTAATATATGCAGTTTTTAatagggtgtgcaaacggtcggttaggttttgaaccgaaccgaaccgataaaatcaaaaatcaaaaattaaaaattttaaaaatcgaatcaaactgattaataagagaaaatcaaatcgaatcgataaatatcggttcaattcgattttaaaccaatcaaaccgaaatttataaaattttatatttttaacattaaatctaaataataaaacataaaaacaaaaaaaaattagaaatcaaaacttaaaaatcttaaggttcggatcggtttctttgatttcggttcgatttgatttaattcaatttcttatatattaataatttcgattcggttcgatttttttttattttttataaaaataactgaaccgaaccgattaaccgaaattttcaaaattataaatcgaaccaaactgattgaattttaaaacagaatcaattgaaccgaattgaatcgattcggttcgatttttcgatttaaaccgaaaactgctctcccttAGTTTTTAAGAGGATCAGAATTTCAATTCCTAACCTTACCTGACAGTTAAATGACACTTTTACAAATTTAAAAGATATTTCTAatactaattttataatttttcactagtaccaagttgataaatttttatcatgaatatgtGACCCTCAATTGTCAAGAACTTTCAAATTGATCACATGATTTCTGACCACTGTTGTAAGTTTATGACTATATTTCTCGCGCTAATGGTATGAGACTCAAGAAATTCTTCTCATTTGGTGGGTTTGGCTTCATATTTTATTACTTATTgacttagaaaataattaaaaaaaataaaaagaattgaCTATGTTTAGAAAATACTTATAAATTTACAGTCCAAGTGATTTACCCTCAATATTACTTTGAAAAACAATCTCTTTTGTAAAATTTGGCAGAGATATTAGTGTTAGGAATAGATGGAAAAGAAATATGGACATAGCTCAAGTGATGAAAACAGTCAAGTATCAATGAAGTTGTTTTCTGCATAGCAATCAATTTATAAGTTCTCAATCAGTTTGATCATCCTTGATTTTTAATCAGACTCAGGTATGCTCTGTCAGGTTCCTCAAATGCATTCTTGATACCCAAATCGTATCCAATAATGTAAAATCTCAAGTTCAAAACATAATATGAACTTGATTCGAAGAAAAAATTTTTGATTTCGTAGGCTTGTCTATGCATGCTGCCCTTCAGATGATGGGCTACACAAATAAAACATGGGAGTCTTCATTGATAATACCTTCCATGAAGCAGCATGCTTCTGTTTACCAGAGAGAGGAGGTACACATTTTGATGATGCTCAGACAAATTACTAGAATTTTTTTTAGAAATGAAAACATCACTCCAGTTCTTTTGTATATTTACACATATAAGTTTAAGTGTGGAAATATTCAAGCTAACAGAAAAGAGTTATAGTctggaataaaaaaaaattgcagtGTGAGTGTAAAAACTGAATTTTATCAACTGGCTTTACCCATCTACTTGCTTTAGTCTGCTAAATGCTATATGCTAAACCATATCCAAGGCATTCCAATCAAGTCAATTAGCAACTATAATAATTACCACTCGTCAAAGAAACACCtcagtagtttttttttttattattttttatgtatcTGTTTCTTTACTAACTGCAGAGCAACTCGGACCATTAACAAAATCTGTAAGATTCTCATAGCCCAGAAAAATTCCTGAGGGTAGTGTTTTGTAGTCTGCAGACACACGTGGTAAGAATAAGGGCTTAGGGAAAGAACCAGGCCTTGATGAAGATTGCCAGGGCTAGCTGCAAAAAGAAGGCTGCAAACACCACTATTGTAAGATCATTCCCCTCAATACAAGACTTGAGGTTCACAGCAACAAAGCATGCTGAGTCAATCCCAGCAGCAAGTATAATGATCCAGTGGAGTATCTCGACTGGAATAACCAGCAGAATCTGAAAATATTCCATGAAGTATGAATGAGAAATGTTAttcagaaaaaaagaaaaaaaaaaagtgtgaaACAGAGCAATGCTGGCACAGACTTACAGAGCTCAGAATAAAAATAAAGAGAGAGTAGCCCCACATACACCAAAACCGTATGAGGCTAGCAGTTGTTCCCAGATACTGAAGCAAGAAATAAAATGCCAATGGTACAACAATTGCATATCCATAGATTGCACATGCTGCTACATTTACATATCCAACATCAAAGCTCCAAGAAGCACTGCTGTCAGTGTGTTTCTGCATGAGGTAAGTGGCGCAATTTCCAAGAGAAGCTAGCACAAAGACCAATGTAGTCGAAATCCAGACAAGCCCATATCTAATACACGATAAAAATGATCATAAATTAGCCCACTGTATGCGCAGGTTAAATATGTCACACATTGTGTTGTCTTCGAATTGATTACATTGTTAAAGCCCAACTATTTAGACGCACTGCTTTTCCCCATTCTACTCATGAATCTAATTCTCTCTTGATTTTTATTCATCCATCGGGTAGCACAGAGTGACTTGAAACATGCAAGAAAAGGCACCATTGGAAAAGCAAAATGAAAGATCTACAGCTTAGTAAGCAAACTAAAACCTGGAATCTAGAGTTCCAGATGATGTAAAGCTTTTATGGCTTCCATTAAAAGGGGAAGGTAGAGAGGGCCCTTAGGAAAAGAGATACAGAGACAGAGGAAAAACAGAATCTACTATTACAAACTCACAAATAAAGCACATTTAGCCTGCCATTGCCACCTcactcttttcttcttttccatCTGTTCTCTCGTCATTTTTGTTACAGCAACTTCCACATGCCTCAGATAATaacaattaaaagaaaataataaaactgTCCTGTTAAGTTTCCTGATCAATATTTCAGATTTCAAATAATTACGTTTCAAGCTTTCAAGTTAATGGAAAAGTGAAGAACAGCCATCTTCTACGCTGACAGCATTGTTGTGTATATGCTTTTGATGTCATGCCCACAAATCCTCCTACCAGATCATAAACTTATTCCTTCCCCCTCCCCACCCTCCCTTCTCTCAACAATAGTTCATCCAACTTTTGGATCAAAATAACATAAGTACATGGAAATAtgttgaaaaagaaaaaagattttCTAATATATGAAAAATTTTTAATCTCAAGATACTGGACAGAGCAGGGAAAAAGCAAAACTTACAGATCAGGGTTCGCATCAATCTTGCTGAAAAAATCCCCACCAACAGGATAAAAAGAGCTCATCATTCTGTTTATGACAACGTCTGTATCCACATTGAAATACTGTGTGTATGATGAAACACTGAATACCCCTTTCCAATTGTTAGGTGGTTGTTGCTCAAATCCTTCTGCACAAGATGAGATGTTAAATAGGAGCAAGAATTAGTAACATGCAGATGAATGCAACAGAATATGCATCACCAATAACTTATGTGAAATTGTACCACATCAAAACAAAAGATAATGCATTTTCACTCTCCTTCAAAGCCCCTCACAATGCTAGTCAAATTCTCATTAAAATGCTCAGACATTCCTATTCCATACATGCATTAATACCTACGTCATTGAagatcaataaataaataattaaacaagAAAAGGTATACCATAGATCTGGATAGGAAAAATAGGAATTTCACAATATTGAATATAGGTAATAGCAAGTGATCATCCAGAACTATTATGTTCTTTTACAACGATGATTTCTATTTTTAAGATCATtgtttttttatgaaataaaaagaTGCCATGCATCATTAGTTTCATCCTCCTATTAACTAATATCTCTATTGTATTTTATCTTTCTTTTTGTTTCCGCTTGGGATTTATTTTAAAGGAAGAAAAAATTATATGGCAGCCCCATTTTATTTAAGTAAAAAATAATTCCCCAACCTCAAACTGTGAAAAAAAATCCAATGTCCCACTGGACAAATTATTATTTGCACTATGAATATAACCTCTACATTTCTAAGCCTCATCATCACTAGGCAAAGAAAAACCCGCCCACCAATTTCAGGTATTCTCTTTGAACCATCCACATAATATAACATTTGTGCTCTTATCAACTTACATCTAGACCCATGTTTATCAGTATTGCACCGAACCTATTAGGCATTCTCAATCACCAAATTAAGACAAAATATTTGGGTAACTGAAACAGGCTATAAACCTAGGATACATATCTCTTTTAGTGATGATGTAAATCTTACAAATTGAGAAGGGGAAAATATAAGAATGGCATTCCTCATTTACAGCCACAATACCTATAAGCATATAGTTATGCTAAGTAAAACTAAATATGATGGGAGAAATTCTTCAATAGTTTCAGTTTTCATGAATTTCACCACAAAGATGATGTTATCAGGccattacttttcatgtttccaaGCAAGTCATTGTTTGCATATTGTTTTTGAGAACCTATTTGCTTACACATAACAAAATATATGACCAAGACTCAGTCTCGGCTACCTCAAGGTAGAAATTTTATTTTGGAAAGtaaattacaaaaatatattaTTGATCCACAAAATGATTCACAAAAAGTCAATAATAGCGAGAATTGCCAAGGATAAAAATAAGAACATAACCAAGCTTAATAATCCACAATAACACATTCAAAACCatggaaataaaatatttaaacaccaTACCCGGTGGACTTCGAAGAGTTTGATAACCCCGGCTGCTACCTCCTCCATTATTATTTGATAGGAATGTTTGCATATTTGCTTCAGGGACTGCACATAAGTTCATAAacaatttttatttcaaattattagatTTTTGATACCGGTTCAATGTGATCACTAGCTAAACAATTTTATCCGAACaaatgaaagaaagaaaacaCTCATACCTTCATACGTGATGTTACTTTTTTCTTCACTGACCACAGCCTATAaagcaaggaaaaaaaaaaaactaatcaaATTATCTACAAAacaatattaacaaaaaaaagaTAAATACACCAATCTACTTTGTATCACCAAGCTTCATGAACTTCACTTAATCCCCTTGTTTGGAAACAGAAATTTACAACAACACAATCCAATtgatttcttttttattaattctcATATGTGGAATAAAagaattcaataaaaaatttttcattttaaaagaaatagaaatcaaAATTGTGTGAGAATTTAATTATCCATTTAAAAGGCTCTAATTAAAATATTTcccacaaaattccatatttaagCATTGCATTACCATTAACCTCAGTCACATTTAAACTCCCATTCTTACAAAAGCCAAAAAGCACCGACTTCTCTAAACAAAATCAAAactttaccaattttatttcGATGATGCAATTGATTAGGATCACCTCTACTTCAAAATTATACCCCAAAATGCCAAACAAAAAAACATATATAAACACCAAAAAAAATACATTGAGACATGAAAATCAATCATAATCAATCCTAAAAAACCGGTGCTTACAGGAACAGAGCCCAGTAAATGGCTAGTAGGAAGGTTGCTGTGAGATTCCTCCATGGACGTAGTCAAAGATCCAGCACAGAGACCTTTTTTCCTCCTTTTTAGACTTTAGAGAGACATTGCAAATTACTAGTAATAGAAAATAGCGAGAAATTAAGAATTTTAGGAGTAGATTACAGAATTATGGTTTGGAAAATGGAGTCCACAACCGTTGCCTTTTCTTAGTTTGGAAGCGAACTGAACAAGAAGACGAGGGAGGACTGACTGAGGAAGGAGGGACGTTAGCGTACAAGCTCAACTTTTAGGAGAGGGAGTTGGCTTCCACGCGCCAGTGAAGCGTCAAGAGCTTTGTCGTTTTGCTGGTTCCGCATCAGACTTTTTATGTTTCAACTTTCGCCTTCAAGCTCCGGCGCTGCACGCACTAAGGATAATCATGGGCTGGAATTTGGGCTTTTAATCCAAATTTGGGCCGAATTTGACCCGAACTCAAAACCAAAATCACAGAACTTGTTTTCTCACCCTTTATCTCAAAACCCAAATTTAAGGGATGAACCCTTTAGTCCTTTTAAACTTTAAGGGTAAATATCACGgtgattatttaattttatgaatatttttataaaaattattaaattttaatttttttataaaatttattaatttttaatttaattttataaaaattattataatcgaaaattaaaaattttcatattaatttGTTGACTgggtaattattttataaataaaattatactttttattaatttttaaaaaaataaaataaaattcataaaactcATTCAGCTACCTCCATCTCTATCGTCTCTCTTTTTCTTTGTATTTTCTCTACCAATAATcactaattattaattttatttataaaataattgacaaatcaataaattatttcgaaaactttcaaatttttgattatattaatttttatgaaagaaattaaaattcaataacttttatgaaaataCTATAAAATTGAATAAATGCGTGTAATAATTAACCCAAATTTTAATggaaatattttcttaatatagGGCAAGGCATGGCTCTGATCATGAAGGCACAACATTGCAAAGGAGgaggaatttaaagaaaaaaaatcaaattaagaaGAAGCTTGAAAATGCTACTGACACAAATTAAGAAGAGCTTTATGTCAATTTTCTTCTAAGAATCGATATTTTGAAATTTCATCGTTCCTTCATCCATAGACAGCCATGTGCTTCCTTGTCTTTGGTAACTTAGTTGGATTATGCAAACCATTTTGCTCTTCAATAAATTGAGCAGCTGTTTCGGGCCCTCCTTTGCTCTGTCCAGAGCCTAATGTCGACCATACAGATGGGCGCTTGAAAGTGCTTGAACTGCATTACGTGCCTCTTGCTTTGTAACATACTCCACAAGTACAAAGCCTCAGTGGTTTCTGAACTTCATTGGCAAACTGAAGCTCCTGATCTGGCCTAATTACaatgacaagaaattaaaatctaaTACAAGATTCAAACCACGTAGCAACCTCCAAAACTCAACCTGTATACATCGCAAGCTGCCAAATTACAAGCAAATCCGCCCAGCCATAGCACCTCTATTGGTGCACAATGCCCACTGAGGCAGCTTTGGACACTCTTGGAAGTTGGAATAACACTATCGCCAGTATTTACCTTCGCCCTCCTACAGGAAGAGGAACCCAGCCAACCACATTGAAGGAAAAGACCCATTCATCAAagctatgtatatatatgtataagctTAAATCATTGCCAATAAATACTTTCCaatgtaccatatatataaaaagagTTTTAAATAAATCAATGTGTTTGGCGATTATtagaaaaatgaataaaaataaccAACCAACATATAATTAAGGCTAATGAGAAATGGAACTCAGCCCAAACATGGCagctaaattaaaatgaattgccACACCAACTGCCAAATCTTAGATGTACAAAAACCTTCTTTATCAAAGAGAGAAGCATAACAAGATAAATTTATACATGATAGAACGATTGTGCTAGATTTGCCCTGATCACATTCATATGCAGTATGTATCTGAGACTGTATCTTCATTTGGTCTGATCTTTTTAGTTATTCTTCATCTACCTAACaaggtagaaaaaaaaaaaaaaaaa includes:
- the LOC110645220 gene encoding uncharacterized protein LOC110645220 isoform X1, with product MQTFLSNNNGGGSSRGYQTLRSPPGIVAVNEECHSYIFPFSICKIYIITKREGFEQQPPNNWKGVFSVSSYTQYFNVDTDVVINRMMSSFYPVGGDFFSKIDANPDLYGLVWISTTLVFVLASLGNCATYLMQKHTDSSASWSFDVGYVNVAACAIYGYAIVVPLAFYFLLQYLGTTASLIRFWCMWGYSLFIFILSSILLVIPVEILHWIIILAAGIDSACFVAVNLKSCIEGNDLTIVVFAAFFLQLALAIFIKAWFFP
- the LOC110645220 gene encoding uncharacterized protein LOC110645220 isoform X2, translating into MEESHSNLPTSHLLGSVPAVVSEEKSNITYEVPEANMQTFLSNNNGGGSSRGYQTLRSPPEGFEQQPPNNWKGVFSVSSYTQYFNVDTDVVINRMMSSFYPVGGDFFSKIDANPDLYGLVWISTTLVFVLASLGNCATYLMQKHTDSSASWSFDVGYVNVAACAIYGYAIVVPLAFYFLLQYLGTTASLIRFWCMWGYSLFIFILSSILLVIPVEILHWIIILAAGIDSACFVAVNLKSCIEGNDLTIVVFAAFFLQLALAIFIKAWFFP